A window from Candidatus Zixiibacteriota bacterium encodes these proteins:
- a CDS encoding RNA methyltransferase, which translates to MSKLTQTEKKRLRSLLRKKGRSEYRQFIAEGVRLLEEALRHERMPERVFYSETLIGERGLKLVNDFQGRGVAVEMITARDLDQLSDTEHSQGLIGLFNITEANPGDLNDSNYRNFLLIDNISDPGNAGTLIRSAAAFGIDMILLTGSTVDPYNPKVVRSSSGAIFAVPVYGMTSSFFDKWHRDRKLPLLVGDLHGDDLGVISGDLRLEDGFILAIGSEAEGISEVYIAGADARIRIGHSDRVESLNAAVAGSILMKELYDLFSGKD; encoded by the coding sequence TTGTCGAAGCTGACTCAAACCGAAAAAAAACGACTCAGGTCATTGCTGAGAAAAAAGGGACGCTCGGAATATCGGCAATTTATAGCCGAGGGGGTCCGCCTTTTAGAGGAAGCCCTGCGCCATGAGCGGATGCCGGAGAGGGTTTTTTACTCGGAAACCCTGATCGGTGAGAGAGGATTGAAACTTGTCAATGATTTTCAGGGGCGGGGAGTTGCGGTGGAAATGATTACCGCCAGAGATCTGGATCAGTTATCGGATACGGAACATTCCCAGGGTTTGATCGGGTTGTTCAATATTACCGAGGCTAATCCGGGTGACCTGAATGACAGCAATTACAGGAATTTCCTATTGATCGATAATATCTCCGATCCCGGTAATGCCGGGACGTTGATTCGCTCGGCGGCGGCTTTCGGTATCGATATGATTCTGCTGACAGGGAGCACCGTGGATCCGTACAATCCCAAGGTGGTCCGATCATCATCGGGAGCGATATTCGCCGTACCGGTATATGGAATGACATCATCATTTTTTGATAAATGGCATCGGGATCGAAAATTACCGCTTTTGGTCGGCGATTTGCATGGAGATGACCTTGGGGTAATTTCCGGGGATCTCCGCCTTGAAGACGGCTTTATTCTGGCCATTGGTTCCGAGGCGGAGGGGATTTCCGAAGTATATATCGCCGGGGCGGATGCCCGGATAAGAATAGGCCACAGCGACCGGGTGGAATCCCTCAATGCCGCGGTGGCGGGCTCGATTTTAATGAAAGAGCTGTATGATTTGTTTTCGGGGAAGGACTGA